The following proteins are encoded in a genomic region of Kosakonia oryzae:
- a CDS encoding ATP-binding protein, which translates to MTSGRISPQFSRQREKADDEETSLFAPAIAPRFTLESDVALAAEVIEQLDEAKAKIEHYQQIYLDWGFSAVDPQGKGIVLNFYGPPGTGKTLTAEALAGSLARNIMLVSITDLESKFMGETAKNIAALFRQAERENAVLFFDEADTLLGKRLSSVTQGIDNEVNAMRSTLLIELEKHAGIVIFATNFVKNYDSAFLSRITHHIGFTLPGEPERQRIWDKLLVAAIPLADDRETLIAQAVTLSDGLSGRDMRNAMRLALPKAVRSPQQQLALAHIESALTQIREAYRAIASSASHIPPHIDTARKMLGVS; encoded by the coding sequence ATGACATCCGGACGCATCAGCCCGCAGTTCTCCCGGCAGCGGGAAAAAGCCGATGACGAGGAGACATCCCTTTTCGCTCCAGCGATTGCGCCGCGTTTTACGCTGGAAAGCGATGTCGCCCTGGCGGCGGAAGTGATTGAACAACTGGATGAAGCGAAAGCCAAAATCGAGCACTACCAGCAGATCTACCTTGACTGGGGGTTCTCTGCCGTTGACCCGCAAGGAAAAGGTATTGTCCTTAATTTTTACGGCCCGCCAGGCACCGGAAAAACCCTGACCGCCGAGGCGCTGGCCGGTTCGCTGGCGCGCAATATCATGCTGGTGAGCATTACCGACCTGGAAAGCAAATTCATGGGCGAAACAGCGAAGAATATTGCTGCGCTTTTTCGCCAGGCCGAACGCGAAAATGCCGTATTGTTCTTTGACGAAGCCGACACGCTGCTTGGTAAACGCCTCTCTTCTGTCACGCAGGGTATTGATAATGAGGTCAATGCCATGCGTTCCACCTTGCTTATCGAACTGGAAAAACACGCGGGTATCGTGATTTTCGCCACCAACTTTGTGAAAAATTACGATAGCGCCTTCCTGAGCCGCATCACCCATCATATCGGCTTTACCCTGCCCGGCGAGCCTGAGCGCCAGCGCATCTGGGACAAACTGCTGGTCGCGGCCATTCCACTGGCGGATGACCGCGAAACCCTGATCGCGCAGGCGGTTACCCTTTCCGATGGCCTTTCCGGGCGCGATATGCGCAATGCGATGCGGCTGGCATTGCCGAAAGCCGTTCGCAGCCCGCAACAACAACTGGCGCTGGCGCATATTGAAAGCGCGCTGACGCAGATCCGCGAAGCGTATCGCGCGATCGCCTCTTCTGCATCACACATACCTCCACACATTGACACAGCAAGAAAAATGCTCGGCGTGAGCTAA
- a CDS encoding helix-turn-helix transcriptional regulator encodes MKESHDRKHDPLIERLCEIFAALYQGKTIDKAWLCDKFGITERTAYRDLARLGHILDQVSPGRYKLSAHLLPTLHSGHLAEFADFTGVAHLFPRQDGQSLRNSMKQRSNIAFHAPSSRQNQQLEPLLNQLNQAISQRTEVEYRYRDKARRAQPYRLINQYGLWYLAAIEKGQLKAFEVARIERLTSTEQRFELLAEVVAELENHVGIRFGSRVETVLRVSAHAAEYVTRRALFPAQRIIEHHDDGSLTLSTAISDPHTLFRWLRYWLPDIGILSPASLREQFEQDLHTRFHAI; translated from the coding sequence ATGAAGGAAAGTCACGACAGAAAACACGACCCGTTGATTGAGCGGCTGTGCGAAATTTTCGCTGCGCTCTATCAGGGCAAAACCATCGATAAGGCGTGGCTGTGCGATAAATTCGGCATAACGGAACGCACGGCTTACCGCGACCTTGCGCGGCTGGGGCATATCCTCGATCAGGTTTCGCCAGGACGCTATAAACTCAGCGCCCACCTTCTTCCGACATTACACAGCGGTCATCTGGCGGAATTCGCTGACTTTACCGGCGTGGCGCATCTCTTCCCGCGGCAGGACGGACAATCGCTGCGTAACAGCATGAAACAGCGCAGCAATATCGCCTTTCACGCACCGAGCAGCCGGCAAAACCAGCAGCTTGAGCCGTTGCTTAACCAGTTAAATCAGGCCATTAGCCAGCGTACAGAAGTGGAATATCGCTACCGCGACAAAGCCCGGCGCGCGCAGCCTTACCGGCTGATTAACCAGTACGGCTTGTGGTACCTGGCGGCCATAGAAAAAGGGCAGTTAAAGGCGTTTGAAGTGGCGCGTATTGAGCGGCTAACCAGCACCGAACAGCGCTTTGAGCTGCTCGCTGAGGTGGTCGCCGAGCTGGAAAATCATGTCGGTATTCGCTTTGGCTCGCGGGTGGAGACGGTACTGCGCGTATCGGCGCATGCCGCGGAATATGTTACCCGCCGGGCGCTGTTCCCCGCGCAACGCATTATTGAACACCACGACGACGGTAGCCTGACGCTCTCCACGGCGATCAGCGATCCGCATACGCTGTTTCGCTGGCTGCGCTACTGGCTGCCGGACATCGGCATTCTTTCGCCCGCCTCGCTGCGCGAGCAATTTGAACAGGATTTACATACCCGTTTTCACGCCATATAG
- a CDS encoding YggN family protein — protein sequence MNLLVEVGHFLIPGLDVLQLIFFIAMVAGVTLTIRGVKRRAKEANWQTLWDGQTQGKMNSGLGSAAELSQSVATKAEKIAAIMPGMLLIVGLLGTFLGLGLALDKASGILHNTGNSIGAMDSAMGDLMNMMQGLGVKFKTSTWGIIAFIVLKWWETHNGYEERRLSWCMARLQQAIDESREAEEAARRAQLQQQQQAQITATDTLVAAFAQETQTLRDMFAQQVKQGEEAEAQRHVQQQQAQKTATESLVAALAQQTQTLRDEFVQQAKRAEEYEAQRHTHQLATLTEIADINGQSRSLLESYTRSSQQNLEALQQAAGAMSNASQKVADSAESLQGVVSTLGEDLSSVMNDIRSELSAVVTEMNSDFTRNVQQMSEMLSASTRQLSATMETIERSLKAAIGEMGDAFSSNMSEMASQLTSATTVISQSVDTMSARIDSTMTELSEKTNEAAKVQSRVMNDFSITSENLNIEVQEMTQYIKRVTKEIQTSLMAVSVSNQRLESLPKRFNESQAALENACKVIVTLHEKLEDLCDVTAKQLASQLPSAEKEALIAAVMDMQRKLATLLTEAQHYRLNPLPESAEA from the coding sequence ATGAACCTGCTGGTCGAGGTCGGTCATTTCCTGATTCCCGGTCTGGATGTGTTACAGCTTATCTTCTTTATAGCGATGGTGGCTGGCGTGACGCTGACCATTCGCGGCGTGAAGCGTCGTGCGAAAGAGGCGAACTGGCAAACATTATGGGATGGTCAGACGCAGGGAAAAATGAATTCCGGGCTGGGTTCTGCTGCTGAACTTAGCCAGTCGGTGGCGACGAAAGCGGAGAAGATCGCCGCCATTATGCCGGGGATGCTGTTAATTGTCGGCCTGCTGGGCACGTTTCTTGGCCTCGGGCTGGCGCTGGATAAAGCCTCCGGCATTCTGCATAACACCGGCAACAGCATTGGCGCGATGGACAGCGCCATGGGCGATCTGATGAATATGATGCAGGGGCTGGGGGTGAAATTTAAAACCTCTACCTGGGGGATTATCGCCTTTATTGTCCTGAAGTGGTGGGAAACCCATAACGGCTATGAAGAGCGCCGCTTAAGCTGGTGCATGGCCCGGTTGCAGCAGGCAATTGATGAAAGCCGTGAAGCGGAAGAGGCCGCGCGCCGTGCGCAACTTCAACAACAGCAGCAGGCGCAAATAACGGCGACTGACACGCTCGTTGCGGCATTCGCGCAGGAAACCCAAACGCTGCGCGATATGTTTGCGCAGCAGGTAAAACAGGGCGAAGAGGCCGAAGCGCAGCGCCACGTGCAGCAACAGCAGGCGCAGAAAACGGCCACCGAAAGCCTCGTCGCGGCGCTGGCGCAGCAAACTCAGACATTACGCGATGAGTTTGTTCAGCAGGCGAAACGCGCCGAAGAGTACGAAGCGCAGCGCCATACGCATCAACTGGCGACATTGACGGAAATTGCCGATATCAACGGACAATCCCGCAGTCTGCTGGAGAGCTATACGCGCAGCAGCCAGCAGAACCTGGAGGCGCTGCAACAGGCGGCTGGCGCGATGAGTAACGCTTCGCAGAAAGTGGCGGATTCCGCGGAAAGCCTGCAAGGAGTTGTTTCCACGCTGGGCGAGGATTTAAGCAGCGTGATGAACGATATCCGCAGCGAGCTTTCTGCTGTGGTGACAGAGATGAACAGCGACTTTACCCGCAACGTACAGCAGATGAGCGAGATGCTGTCTGCTTCCACCCGCCAGCTAAGCGCCACCATGGAAACCATCGAACGATCCCTCAAAGCGGCGATTGGCGAGATGGGCGATGCCTTCAGCAGCAATATGTCGGAGATGGCCAGCCAGCTCACCTCGGCGACCACGGTGATCAGCCAGTCGGTCGATACCATGTCGGCGCGTATTGATAGCACCATGACGGAGCTGAGCGAGAAAACCAACGAGGCGGCGAAAGTACAGAGCCGGGTGATGAACGACTTCTCCATCACCAGTGAAAACCTCAACATTGAAGTGCAGGAGATGACGCAATACATCAAGCGAGTCACCAAAGAGATCCAGACCAGCCTGATGGCCGTCTCCGTCAGCAACCAGCGGCTGGAGTCGCTGCCGAAGCGCTTTAATGAGTCGCAAGCCGCGCTGGAAAACGCCTGCAAGGTCATCGTCACGCTGCATGAGAAGCTGGAAGATCTGTGCGATGTTACGGCGAAACAGCTCGCCAGCCAGTTGCCATCGGCAGAAAAAGAGGCGCTGATTGCGGCGGTGATGGATATGCAGCGTAAGCTCGCGACATTGCTGACCGAAGCGCAACACTACAGGCTGAATCCGCTGCCTGAAAGCGCAGAGGCGTAA
- a CDS encoding AraC family transcriptional regulator → MDTLSQMLTLLAPVCAVNLHCRFAGRWQADHVQLAPGAVPWHVILKGEARLNVAGKTYDVRAGDVLLLPHGSPHLLQGLIDWGHLAPVSSQYNGTLTEVVAEGEGSAVEVLCGEFNFGPHSGWLFAHEVDVVHLHTDGQQDFPELQTLLAMLVRESLSNQPGGAKMVQSLAMSFLTMLLRILLAAQEPPAGLLRLMSDPRLAPAVLAALADPAQPWTLEMLAQRCFLSRATFARHFSRCYHLTPQSWLTQIRLAQAARLLHQQRSLTVDVIAERCGFLSLSSFSRAFKQRYQQTPAQYRRT, encoded by the coding sequence ATGGATACTCTTAGCCAGATGCTCACTCTGCTTGCGCCAGTCTGCGCGGTAAATCTTCACTGCCGTTTCGCCGGGCGCTGGCAGGCCGATCACGTTCAACTCGCACCCGGTGCGGTGCCCTGGCATGTGATCCTGAAAGGGGAAGCGCGGCTGAATGTAGCGGGTAAAACCTACGATGTGCGCGCGGGAGATGTGCTGCTGCTGCCGCACGGCTCGCCGCATCTGTTGCAGGGGCTGATTGACTGGGGACACCTTGCGCCGGTGTCCAGCCAGTACAACGGCACGCTGACGGAGGTTGTTGCGGAAGGTGAAGGCAGCGCGGTGGAAGTGTTATGCGGCGAGTTCAATTTTGGCCCGCATAGCGGCTGGCTGTTTGCCCATGAAGTCGATGTTGTCCATTTGCATACCGACGGGCAGCAGGATTTCCCGGAGCTGCAAACCCTGCTGGCGATGCTGGTGCGTGAAAGCCTGAGTAACCAGCCCGGCGGGGCGAAGATGGTACAAAGCCTGGCGATGTCGTTTTTAACGATGCTGCTGCGCATCTTACTGGCCGCGCAGGAGCCGCCAGCCGGGCTGTTGCGGTTGATGAGCGATCCGCGCCTCGCGCCAGCGGTACTGGCGGCGCTGGCCGATCCGGCGCAGCCGTGGACGCTGGAGATGCTGGCGCAACGCTGCTTTCTTTCCCGCGCAACTTTTGCCCGCCATTTTTCCCGCTGTTATCACCTGACGCCACAAAGCTGGCTGACGCAAATCCGCCTTGCGCAGGCCGCGCGTTTGCTACATCAGCAGCGTAGTTTGACGGTCGATGTCATTGCAGAACGCTGTGGGTTTCTCTCCCTCTCTTCGTTTTCCCGCGCGTTTAAACAGCGCTACCAGCAAACGCCCGCGCAATACCGGCGTACATAG
- a CDS encoding molybdate ABC transporter permease subunit has product MAGWLSLPALLLLCIPFVTLLHETPWGHFRLAWRDDHAIAVSLGLGLLALCLIILIGLPVAWWLARATGRKRLIAELLVMVPLLTPPLSMGILLVSAWGPYGLFGQWLSQVGMTLVNNPAAFVLAQLYGALPYFIVVARSAFSTVPKTILEAGQTLGAGGWQRFRYLALPMAMPGLASAIALAWVRAVGEFGIVMIFAYFPQGIPVKLYTNLQNDGVDSVYTLLWLLLIVTLPLPMICMALGRRAQVSQL; this is encoded by the coding sequence ATGGCGGGCTGGTTGTCGCTTCCCGCATTGCTGCTGTTGTGCATTCCGTTTGTTACCCTGCTGCATGAAACGCCGTGGGGCCACTTCCGGCTTGCCTGGCGGGATGACCATGCGATTGCCGTGTCGCTCGGCCTTGGGCTGCTGGCCCTGTGCCTGATTATCCTGATCGGCCTGCCGGTAGCCTGGTGGTTGGCGCGAGCTACCGGGCGCAAACGTCTGATCGCCGAGCTGCTGGTGATGGTTCCGCTGCTGACGCCGCCGCTGTCGATGGGCATTTTGCTGGTTTCTGCATGGGGGCCGTACGGCCTGTTTGGTCAGTGGCTGTCGCAGGTCGGCATGACGCTGGTCAACAATCCTGCCGCCTTTGTGCTGGCGCAACTTTACGGCGCACTTCCCTACTTTATTGTGGTGGCGCGCAGCGCCTTCAGCACCGTACCGAAAACGATTCTTGAAGCCGGGCAGACGCTTGGCGCGGGCGGCTGGCAGCGCTTTCGCTATCTGGCGCTGCCAATGGCGATGCCAGGGCTGGCCTCGGCTATTGCGCTGGCCTGGGTGCGGGCGGTTGGCGAGTTCGGCATTGTGATGATCTTCGCTTACTTTCCGCAGGGGATTCCGGTCAAGCTCTACACCAACCTGCAAAACGACGGCGTCGATTCCGTTTATACCCTGCTGTGGCTGCTGCTGATCGTTACGCTGCCGCTGCCGATGATCTGTATGGCGCTGGGTAGGCGGGCGCAGGTGAGTCAGCTTTGA
- a CDS encoding LysR family transcriptional regulator encodes MIRLEDVTLFVRSAILGSFSNAAREAGLLPGQVSAAVNRLERDLDKRLFVRSTRSLRLTAEGEKYLPFAQEMLEVVQAGAESLHSGDNEIRGELRVAVPSDIGRNVLLPLITRFCQQYPKISLRLSLSDQISDVFRDPVDIAIRYGVLDNSSYVALPVAEDNRRVLAASPDYLAQHGRPTTLDEVVNHHCLLFTMNNQVYDKWSFPENGMRRQLIVKSRMLCDDADIARRWALDGMGIVYKSWIDISADVLAGRLEVLLPQHAGEAAPLNLVCPHRKQFNPAIRHLHSVLRENLRPITALLQTHPVFKPHG; translated from the coding sequence ATGATTCGCCTGGAAGATGTCACGCTGTTTGTTCGCTCGGCCATACTGGGCAGTTTTTCCAATGCCGCTCGGGAAGCCGGATTACTGCCGGGCCAGGTCAGCGCCGCCGTCAACCGGCTGGAGCGCGATCTGGATAAGCGCCTGTTTGTGCGCTCAACGCGCAGCCTGCGTCTGACCGCGGAAGGAGAAAAATATCTGCCCTTCGCCCAGGAGATGCTGGAAGTGGTGCAGGCGGGCGCTGAAAGCTTGCACAGCGGCGATAACGAGATCCGTGGCGAATTGCGCGTTGCCGTTCCTTCGGACATTGGCCGCAATGTCTTGCTGCCGCTGATCACCCGTTTTTGCCAGCAGTACCCGAAAATTTCGCTGCGCCTGTCGCTTTCCGATCAGATAAGCGATGTCTTTCGCGATCCGGTCGACATTGCCATTCGCTACGGCGTGCTGGATAACAGCAGCTATGTTGCGCTGCCGGTGGCCGAGGATAATCGCCGTGTGCTGGCCGCTTCCCCTGATTATCTGGCACAACACGGTCGCCCAACAACGCTGGATGAAGTGGTGAATCACCACTGTCTGTTATTCACCATGAACAACCAGGTGTATGACAAATGGAGCTTTCCGGAAAACGGCATGCGGCGTCAGCTTATTGTTAAAAGCCGTATGTTGTGTGATGACGCGGATATTGCCCGCCGCTGGGCGCTGGACGGAATGGGCATCGTCTATAAATCCTGGATCGATATCAGCGCGGATGTGCTGGCAGGCCGGCTGGAGGTGCTGCTGCCGCAGCATGCTGGCGAAGCCGCGCCGCTGAATCTGGTGTGCCCGCACCGCAAACAGTTCAACCCGGCCATTCGCCACCTGCATAGCGTACTGCGCGAAAATCTGCGACCGATCACCGCGTTATTGCAGACGCATCCGGTGTTTAAACCGCACGGATGA
- a CDS encoding extracellular solute-binding protein, giving the protein MALAVFSATPVLAKDIRVTYAGSMGKVMDQGLGPVFAKAENGAWQGQGQGAYGMARLLASHKLTADVFVSINPGPMQILKDAGLIDDAVPVASTSMVIAYSPKGKYAAQFADSSKHHDAGWLKLLAQKDIHFGRTDPYADPKGQNIVFTLLLAEKYYHQPGIAQKVLGDLQNPEQTHQEGGLLARLESGQIDAAAGYESEVRSAHLPYVALPDEINLSNPALAKQWYDTVSFTIKDSAGKDQTLHTQPMVFYAAVLKNAPNGTDQAKKFVEFMQSAQGQRIFNQYGYAAPKGNALYR; this is encoded by the coding sequence ATGGCGCTGGCGGTGTTTAGCGCTACGCCCGTTCTGGCAAAAGATATTCGCGTCACTTATGCCGGTTCGATGGGCAAAGTGATGGATCAGGGACTGGGGCCGGTGTTTGCGAAAGCGGAAAACGGTGCCTGGCAGGGCCAGGGACAGGGCGCTTACGGGATGGCGCGTTTGCTGGCGAGCCATAAACTGACGGCGGACGTGTTTGTCTCCATCAACCCTGGCCCCATGCAAATCCTGAAAGATGCAGGCTTAATCGATGATGCCGTCCCGGTCGCCAGCACCAGCATGGTGATAGCGTACAGCCCGAAAGGGAAATATGCCGCGCAGTTTGCCGACTCCAGTAAACATCATGATGCCGGCTGGCTGAAGCTGCTGGCGCAGAAAGATATTCACTTCGGCCGTACCGATCCGTATGCCGATCCGAAAGGGCAGAACATTGTCTTTACTCTGCTGCTGGCGGAAAAATATTACCACCAGCCGGGCATCGCGCAGAAAGTGCTGGGCGACCTGCAAAACCCGGAACAGACTCACCAGGAAGGCGGCCTGCTGGCGCGCCTCGAGAGCGGCCAGATTGACGCTGCAGCCGGTTACGAAAGCGAAGTGCGTTCCGCCCATCTGCCATATGTCGCGCTGCCGGATGAGATCAACCTCAGCAACCCGGCGCTGGCGAAGCAGTGGTATGACACCGTCAGTTTCACCATTAAAGATAGCGCAGGTAAAGATCAAACCCTGCACACGCAGCCGATGGTGTTCTATGCGGCAGTGCTGAAGAACGCGCCAAACGGCACCGATCAGGCGAAGAAATTCGTTGAATTTATGCAAAGTGCGCAGGGGCAACGGATCTTTAACCAATATGGTTACGCCGCGCCGAAAGGCAACGCGCTGTATCGCTGA
- the nfsB gene encoding oxygen-insensitive NAD(P)H nitroreductase: MTLDDAVVARHTVKAFEPGQTLPQDKIETLLNVLQNSPSSVNSQPWHFVVASTAQGREAIAKSTTGAFSYNEPKVLNASHVIALCIRSDIDDKHLQNVLAQEQKDGRFVAEGAQAGQDKSRRSYVDMHRYEQRDLPQWMEKQVYLALGGLLLGAAMLGIDATPMEGFDQRALDLSLGLREKGLTSVVLVSLGVRSDKDFNAALPKSRLPRDEIFTFI; encoded by the coding sequence ATGACCCTTGATGATGCCGTCGTTGCCCGCCATACCGTGAAAGCGTTCGAACCAGGCCAGACCCTGCCGCAGGATAAAATCGAAACGCTGCTGAACGTGCTGCAAAACAGCCCCTCTTCCGTTAACTCGCAGCCGTGGCACTTTGTTGTCGCCTCCACGGCGCAAGGGCGTGAAGCCATTGCCAAATCCACCACCGGCGCTTTTTCCTATAACGAGCCGAAAGTCCTGAACGCTTCTCATGTGATTGCGCTGTGCATCCGCAGTGATATTGACGATAAACACCTGCAAAACGTCCTCGCGCAGGAGCAGAAAGATGGCCGCTTTGTCGCAGAAGGCGCGCAGGCGGGCCAGGATAAGAGCCGCCGTTCTTACGTCGATATGCATCGCTATGAACAGCGCGATCTGCCGCAGTGGATGGAGAAACAGGTGTACCTGGCGTTAGGCGGCCTGCTGCTGGGCGCGGCAATGCTTGGCATTGACGCCACGCCAATGGAAGGTTTTGACCAGCGCGCGCTGGATCTGTCGCTGGGCCTGCGTGAAAAAGGGCTGACCAGCGTGGTGCTGGTCTCGCTCGGCGTACGCAGCGATAAAGACTTCAACGCCGCGCTGCCGAAATCCCGCCTGCCGCGCGACGAAATCTTCACCTTTATCTAA
- a CDS encoding aldo/keto reductase encodes MALRSLGTTGLQIPALVFGGNVFGWTVDEKQSFSLLDALFERGFTAIDTADVYSAWAPGNKGGESETIIGKWLAAHPGARDKVTLFTKVGADLREPGKKGLSARWIAQAVEDSLRRLQTDYIDLYFSHWPDNDTPYEETLGAYEKLLKAGKIRAVGASNLNAEQLAESLKVADAKGLPRYQVLQPEYNLYDRSGFEGALQNLTVRENIGVVTYYSLASGFLSGKYRSEKDLSQSQRGQGIAKYLNPRGFAIIDALETIAAKHNVKPAEVALAWLINQPGVTAPIASATNVAHIESFVTAVALNLSADELATLTKAGD; translated from the coding sequence ATGGCTTTACGTTCACTGGGTACAACTGGCTTGCAGATCCCCGCACTGGTTTTTGGCGGCAATGTTTTCGGCTGGACGGTAGATGAAAAGCAGAGCTTCAGCCTGCTGGACGCGCTTTTCGAACGCGGCTTTACCGCGATTGATACCGCCGATGTCTATTCGGCATGGGCACCGGGCAACAAAGGCGGCGAATCAGAAACCATTATCGGCAAATGGCTGGCGGCGCATCCGGGCGCGCGCGACAAAGTGACACTCTTTACCAAAGTGGGAGCCGATCTGCGCGAACCGGGTAAAAAAGGGCTTTCCGCCCGCTGGATAGCGCAGGCGGTTGAGGATTCACTGCGCCGTCTGCAAACCGACTATATCGATCTCTACTTTTCCCACTGGCCGGATAACGACACGCCGTATGAGGAAACCCTTGGCGCGTATGAGAAGCTGCTGAAAGCGGGGAAAATCCGCGCCGTCGGCGCGTCGAACCTCAATGCGGAGCAACTGGCGGAATCGCTAAAAGTGGCGGATGCGAAAGGGTTGCCGCGCTACCAGGTGCTGCAACCGGAATACAACCTCTACGATCGTTCCGGTTTTGAAGGCGCGTTGCAGAACTTAACGGTGCGGGAGAATATCGGCGTGGTGACTTACTACAGTCTCGCTTCCGGTTTCCTCTCTGGGAAATACCGCAGCGAAAAAGATCTCAGCCAGAGCCAGCGCGGGCAGGGCATTGCCAAATACCTGAATCCACGCGGTTTCGCCATTATTGATGCGCTGGAAACCATTGCCGCAAAACACAACGTAAAACCGGCCGAAGTCGCCCTCGCCTGGCTGATTAACCAGCCGGGCGTCACCGCGCCGATCGCCAGCGCCACCAACGTTGCCCACATTGAAAGTTTTGTCACTGCCGTAGCGTTAAACCTCTCTGCTGATGAACTGGCAACCCTGACCAAAGCGGGCGACTGA